DNA from Thermomicrobium roseum DSM 5159:
GAACAGGAACTCCGACGCCTCGGTGTCGAGATGAAGCTCGAGGACGTCCTCAAGCTGTTCCCCCGCTACCAAAAGCTCGAGGACTTCTTGGCGGCTATCGGCTACGGTGCCATCACGCCCCAACAACTCGCCGCTCGCATCGCCGAACACGAGGACCAGCGCACACGAGCGAGCGCAGCTCAGTCCCCGACCCAAGCACCACCGCTCCAGGTGACCGGCCTACGCGACCTGCTGACCCGGCTCGCGAATTGCTGCAAGCCGGTCTACGGCGACCCGATCGTCGGCTTCATCACGCGCGGACGCGGGATCACCGTCCACCGCGCCGATTGCCCGAACATTCTGCATACCAACGAACCGGAACGGGTCATCCCCGTCAACTGGGGAGAGACACCACAGCAGTACCCCGTGACGATCCGTATCGAGGCGTGGGATCGAGTCGGACTCCTCCGCGATATCACGACGCTGGTCGCTGACGAAGGACTCAATGCCCTCTCCGTCCTCACCAACGTGCACGAGGATCGCACCGTGACGATCCTCATGACGCTCGAAGTGACCAGCGTGCAGCAGTTGAGCCGCATCCTCCAGAAGCTGGAATCGGTCAGGGACGTCTACGACGTCCGACGCATCACGGGCGACCAAACACCGACCGCGGTCTCCCGTTGAGCGGACGTCACTGCTCGCCGATCTCTTCTTCCGGTTCTTCCAAAAGGCCAGCCCGCTTGAGGAGCCGCTCGCGTTTGGTCAAGCGCCGGCGCGGCCGAGTCTGCTCAGCTTCCGCCAACTCGGGTTCCCACACCAGTTCGCGTCCAGCCACGTGCACGATATCGCCTGGCTGAATGCCGAGCGCGAGCAGCCGCCGGGAGATACCCCAGCGGGCCAGCAGCCGCTGGTACCGTTCGGCTGCCTCCGGGTTGGAAAAGTCGGTCATCAGCGTGAGTCGCTCGATCTTTGGACCTCGCAGCGCGAAGTGGTGAGGAGACAAGCGGATCGCCTCCCAACGCTCCTGCGAGCGATCGAGCGTATAGACCCGGTGACTGCGCAGGGGCGGCGCGACCCGTTCGGGGCGAGGCAGTTGCTGCAGGCGCTCCCAGGTCGCGCGGATCAGTTCGCCGACCCCTTGTCCCGTGGCCGCCGAGATCGGGTAGGCCGTGTAACCGAGTTCGTCCAGTGCTCGCGCGATGCGCGGCCAGTTGGCCTGTGCCTCGGGGAGATCCATCTTGTTGACCGCGACGATCTGCGGCTTGCCAGCCAGCGATGCGGAATAGGCGGCGAGTTCCGCATTGATCGTGTGAAAGTCCTCCAGTGGATCGCGCCCCTCGAGTCCGCCGGAGCCGTCCAGCACATGGATGAGCAGGCGTGTCCGCTCCACATGGCGCAAGAACTCATGGCCGAGTCCAGCACCACGCGAGGCGCCAGCGATCAGTCCTGGCAGATCGGCGAGGACGAACGTTCCTCCCTCCCGACCCGGCACGCTCACCACGCCGAGCATTGGCTCCAGCGTCGTGAAGGGATAGTCAGCGATCTTCGGTCGAGCAGCGCTCACTGCAGCCAAGAGCGTTGACTTGCCGGCGTTGGGCAAACCGACCAGCCCGACATCGGCCAAAAGCTTCAGTTCCAGCCGCAGCCAGCGCTCCTCGCCGGGCTCTCCCTTTTCCGCGAAGCGCGGAGCCTGCCGGCTCGGCGTCGCGAAATGCTGATTGCCCCGTCCACCGAACCCTCCACGAGCGACCAGCAACACCTCGCCCGGCTCGAGCAGATCGCCGAGAACCGCACCAGTGGCCTCGTCGTACACCACGGTTCCCGGTGGAACGTCGATGTAGAGATCCGCACCGTCCCGACCGTTCTTGTTGTTTCCCTGACCCGGCTGTCCATCCTCGGCCCGGAACTGTCGCTGATAGCTGAACGGGAGCAACGTGTTGAGCGAGGGATCGACGCGGAGATACACGTTCCCCCCGCGCCCACCATCGCCTCCATCGGGCCCACCACGCGGTATGTACTTTTCCCGGTGGAAACTGACCGCCCCGTTCCCACCGTTTCCAGCCTTCACGAAGATCTTGGCTTCGTCGTAGAACATGACCCCTCCGGCCTGCCGCTCGGCAGACCTGCTCGCAACGTTCCGTTGACACACGATCAAGCTTACTCGAGGAAATCGCGGAGTGCTCGCGCCCGCTGCGGATGACGGAGTTTGCGAAGCGCCTTCGCCTCGATCTGGCGGACTCGCTCGCGCGTGACACCGAACGCTCGACCGACTTCTTCCAACGTGTAGGTCTGCCCATCTTCGAGACCGAAGCGCATGGCGAGGACTCGGCGCTCACGCTCAGTCAACGTCGCCAGGAGCGACTGCACCTGCTCGCGCAAGAGCGAAAGCGCTGCTGCATCCAACGGGGCAACCGCGCGCTCGTCTTCCAGAAAGTCACCCAGTGTGCTCTCCTCTTCCTGGCCCACCGGCGCTTCCAGCGAAACCGGATCCTGTGCCGCCTGGAGCAATTCGCGTAGGCGATCCAGCGGCATGTTGACAGCGGCCGCGAGTTCGCTGGTCGTCGGCTCGCGCCCGAGTTCCTGCGTCAATTGGCGTGCCACACGGCTGACGCGGTTCAAGGTCTCGACGAGGTGGACCGGCAAGCGGATCGTCCGGGCATGATCAGCCAAGGCACGCGTGATCGCTTGGCGGATCCACCAGGTCGCATAGGTCGAGAACTTGAAGCCCTTGTGCGTCTGGAACTTGTCGACCGCCCGCATCAGCCCGAGATTCCCCTCCTGGATCAGATCCAGGAGCGTCAATCCCCGGCCGGTATACCGCTTGGCGATGCTGACGACGAGCCGGAGATTTGCCTCGGTCAGCTTGCGACGAGCCGCCTCCCCGTCGCGCCGGAGGCGCTGCCAGTGCGCGATCAGCGCTGTTCGATCCAGTCCGAGCTCGTTCAGCGGCGGAATCGGGGGAAGCCTGCGCTCGAGCGGATCACACCACCGTTGCAAAGGCTCGGGAAAGAGCGCGAACTCCAGGCGCCGGCACCGCAAGGTGTCCTCGAGTTCCTCGACGCTCCTGCCATCCTTCCCACGGAACTGTCGCAGCAGCACGGGCGGAAGGGAGCGCAGCGGCAAGATCGCAGCGAGCACCGCGGTGCGTGTCTCCCTCTTGCCTGGAAGACGCTGGGCCAGGCGCTCGACGAGCGGCCAACCCGTCACGAAGCGCTCCCACGCCGCCAGCAGCAAAACGAGCGGATCGTCACCGCAGCAGCGCCGAAGTTCGTCGAGATACTCCGCCAACTCCACTGCTCGGCCGAGCTCCACTTCCTGCTCGGCCGTCAAGAGCGGGACACGCCCGATCTCCGCGAGGTACAAGCGCACCGGATCCTCGACGAGCAGATCCGGATCGGCCTCCTTCTCAGGCTCCCAGGAGCGGGAAGTGCCATCCGGTTCGAGCGCTTCCTCGATCGCGACGGGGACTCCCTCTGCTTGCAGCTCAGCGAGAGCCGTCTCGGCAGCATCGGGGCCGAGCGTGTCGATCAGGGCCAACCATTGCTCACGCGTGAGACGGCCGTGCAGGCGAGCCGTCGCCAGGATCGCATCAGCCCCTGCGAGCACCGGGAGATCGACCGATCCGTTCGCCCTGGTCACCACCTCACGTGACCGCTTGGGCTTCCCGCGCCGTTCCGCCTTGGTCACCGCGCGCACTCCTCACGGCCTTCGAGGAAACCAGCGCCTGCTCGTGCGGCATCCCAGTAATACTACGGAGCAGAGCAAAATTCAACGGTATCGCGCCCCTTCGATTCCCGCTTCCCGTGCCAAAAGATCGGCGATCGTTTCCCGACGCTGCCAGAGTTCCACTCTTCCCGCCTCCAACGCGACCACAACTGGTCGGCGAGCGAGGTTGTAATTGCTCGCCATCGCCAAGCAGTACGCTCCAGCCACGGGAATGGCCACCAGATCCCCCGGAACCGGTTCCGGAAGCACCGCGTCCCTCACCAATACATCGCCCGACTCGCAATACTTGCCCACCAGGGTGACACGCTCGCGACGTCGATCCGCTCGCTCGATGACCGGAAGTGCGAGATAGCGCGCCCCATACAGCGCCGGCCGGATATTGTCCGCCATCCCACCGTCCACTGCCACGTAGGTGCGGATCCCGGGAAGACGCTTGACACTCCCCACCCGGTAGAGCGCCATGCCAGCACGTCCGACCAGCGAGCGGCCCGGCTCGAGCACGAGGCGGGGGAGCGGCAACCCGGCCATGCTCGCTGCTTCCGCCACCCATCGGCTGACCTGCGCTGTCGCCTCGGCCAGATCCAGGACCGGGTCTTCGGTCGTGTAGGGAATCCCGAAGCCACCACCTGGCGAGAATTCGCGAAGGGAGAAAGCGAATCGCCGGGAGAGCTCACCCGCGAAAGCGAAGACCTGCTCGATCGCTCGCTGGTAGGGGATGAGATCGAACAACTGCGAGCCGATATGGACATGGAACCCGAGCAGTGCGAGTTCCGGTGTCGAGAGGCAGCGCGCGACTGCTGCCTCCGCGTCCCCAGTGACGATGGGCAGACCGAACTTGGAATCGAGTTGGCCGGTGCGCCGATAAGCGTGGGTATCGTGTGGTTCGACCCCCGGATTCAGGCGCAGGAGAATCGGAACAGTCTTTCCAGTACTCCGGGCGATCGCTACCAACCGCTCGAGCTCATCGTGGTTATCGACCACGATCCGCCCAACTCCCAGTTCGAGCGCGAAGCGGAGCTCTTCCTCCGACTTGTTGTTGCCGTGCAACACCAGTCGCTCGGCGGGGACACCGGCTGCTCGTGCCAACGCGAGTTCCCCCTCGGAGACACAGTCCACGCCGAGCCCCTCGCTCGCCAGCAAGCGGAGCAGCCCCACCGCAGCAAAGGCTTTGGCCGCATAGACGAGAGCAGTCTCCCCTGGATAGCTCTCCAGGCCGTGCCGGTACGCCGCGATGGCAGCGCGGATCGTCGCGACATCGTACAGGTAGAGCGGGGTGCCGTACTGCTCCGCGAGTCGGGGCAGCGGAACACCCCCGGTCCACAGCTGGCCAGACTCGTCACGCCGCGCCGTTTCCGGCAAGATATGCGCTCGTTCGGCCACGAAACCGCACATGTCCAACCTTTCGGGCCACAGTGGGCACGGCGGTGAGTATAGTTGCCATTTTGGAAGCGCGCCAAGGTTTTCGGCGCCAGCAGATGGGAAAGACGCGATCGATGCCTGAGACCATTTTGACCGTCGAGGGAGCGAGCAAGCGCTACGGAACGCAGGAGATATTCCGAGACCTCCGCTTCCAACTCCTCGAACGCGAGCGGGTCGGACTCGTCGGCCCCAATGGGGCTGGCAAGAGCACCCTCTTGCGGATCATCGCAGGGCTCGAGCGACCGGACAGCGGACGGGTCATCGCTCGCCGCGGGCTCCGTATCGGCTACGTTCCTCAGGAACCGGATCTTCCGCGTGGCCACACGGTGCTGGAAGCAGCGCTCGACGCCCTGGCTCACGTGCGAGCGCTCGGCGATGAACTCGTTGCCCTCACCGAAGCGATCGCTTCGAGTCGCGACGAGGAAGAACATGCCCAACTCCTCGCCCGCTACGAGGCAGTGAGCACTCGTTTCGAGGCGGCTGGCGGCTGGGAACTGGACGTCCGGGCTCGTACCGTGCTAGCCGGACTCGGGTTCGCGGAGTCCCAGTTCGCCTGGCCGGTCGAGCACCTCAGTGGTGGTCAGCGGACCCGCCTCGCGCTCGCGCGAGCGCTTTTGAGCGATCCCGATCTGCTTCTCCTCGACGAGCCGACCAATCATCTCGATCTCCCGGCCTTGTCCTGGCTGGAGTCCTTCCTCCAGCGCTGGCGCGGGACCGTCCTCGTCGTCGCGCACGACCGGTACTTCCTCGACCAGATCACGACGCGGACACTCGAGCTCAGCTTCGGTCGGATCGAAGAATATCCGGGCAATTATTCCAGATATCTCGAACTCCGTGCCCAGCGCTTCGCGGAGCGGCTGGCCGCGTACGAACAGCAACAGGAGTACATCCGCAAGGAGGAAGCGTTCATCCAGCGCTACCGAGCCGGTCAACGGGCTCGCGAGGCTCGTGGCCGCGCAACGAAACTAGCACGACTCGAGCGACTGGAGCCCCCGCGCGAAATGGAGCGACTCCAGCTCGCGCTCGTTCAGGGCGGGACGAGCAGCCGGACAGTCCTGACGACGACACCACTGGTGATCGGTTATCCCGGCACGGTGCTCCTGCGGACGCCGGAACTCGTCATTCAGCGCGGCGAGCGGATCGCGATCGTCGGCCCCAACGGCGCCGGGAAGACGACACTCCTCCGCACGCTCGCCGGAGAACTCGCTCCTCTGTCCGGTTCGCTCCGTTACGGCACCGGTGTCAAGCTCGCCTTTCTCCCACAGGAACCGCGCCTGGACGAGCGGCGTACCGTCCTCGAGACGTTGCTTCGCCAGCATGCAGCGAGCGAAGAGGAGGCGCGCCGTCTGGCCGCGCACTTTCTCTT
Protein-coding regions in this window:
- a CDS encoding ABC-F family ATP-binding cassette domain-containing protein, with amino-acid sequence MPETILTVEGASKRYGTQEIFRDLRFQLLERERVGLVGPNGAGKSTLLRIIAGLERPDSGRVIARRGLRIGYVPQEPDLPRGHTVLEAALDALAHVRALGDELVALTEAIASSRDEEEHAQLLARYEAVSTRFEAAGGWELDVRARTVLAGLGFAESQFAWPVEHLSGGQRTRLALARALLSDPDLLLLDEPTNHLDLPALSWLESFLQRWRGTVLVVAHDRYFLDQITTRTLELSFGRIEEYPGNYSRYLELRAQRFAERLAAYEQQQEYIRKEEAFIQRYRAGQRAREARGRATKLARLERLEPPREMERLQLALVQGGTSSRTVLTTTPLVIGYPGTVLLRTPELVIQRGERIAIVGPNGAGKTTLLRTLAGELAPLSGSLRYGTGVKLAFLPQEPRLDERRTVLETLLRQHAASEEEARRLAAHFLFHDDEVFKPVSALSGGERRRLALALLTLERPNLLFLDEPTNHLDLPSREALEAVLGEFAGTLLFVSHDRYFIDRLATMLWVIEGAELRVWFGGYSEYQRTHHATAIAQPPRLSSPEQPLAPEPGRPRRSRSPRQIEREVAQVERTIEQLEARVRQIADELDEATARHDVETIAELGATYDALTRELEQAYARWEHLQEELAVARVGEL
- the lysA gene encoding diaminopimelate decarboxylase, whose product is MCGFVAERAHILPETARRDESGQLWTGGVPLPRLAEQYGTPLYLYDVATIRAAIAAYRHGLESYPGETALVYAAKAFAAVGLLRLLASEGLGVDCVSEGELALARAAGVPAERLVLHGNNKSEEELRFALELGVGRIVVDNHDELERLVAIARSTGKTVPILLRLNPGVEPHDTHAYRRTGQLDSKFGLPIVTGDAEAAVARCLSTPELALLGFHVHIGSQLFDLIPYQRAIEQVFAFAGELSRRFAFSLREFSPGGGFGIPYTTEDPVLDLAEATAQVSRWVAEAASMAGLPLPRLVLEPGRSLVGRAGMALYRVGSVKRLPGIRTYVAVDGGMADNIRPALYGARYLALPVIERADRRRERVTLVGKYCESGDVLVRDAVLPEPVPGDLVAIPVAGAYCLAMASNYNLARRPVVVALEAGRVELWQRRETIADLLAREAGIEGARYR
- the obgE gene encoding GTPase ObgE, whose amino-acid sequence is MFYDEAKIFVKAGNGGNGAVSFHREKYIPRGGPDGGDGGRGGNVYLRVDPSLNTLLPFSYQRQFRAEDGQPGQGNNKNGRDGADLYIDVPPGTVVYDEATGAVLGDLLEPGEVLLVARGGFGGRGNQHFATPSRQAPRFAEKGEPGEERWLRLELKLLADVGLVGLPNAGKSTLLAAVSAARPKIADYPFTTLEPMLGVVSVPGREGGTFVLADLPGLIAGASRGAGLGHEFLRHVERTRLLIHVLDGSGGLEGRDPLEDFHTINAELAAYSASLAGKPQIVAVNKMDLPEAQANWPRIARALDELGYTAYPISAATGQGVGELIRATWERLQQLPRPERVAPPLRSHRVYTLDRSQERWEAIRLSPHHFALRGPKIERLTLMTDFSNPEAAERYQRLLARWGISRRLLALGIQPGDIVHVAGRELVWEPELAEAEQTRPRRRLTKRERLLKRAGLLEEPEEEIGEQ